The Ictalurus punctatus breed USDA103 chromosome 9, Coco_2.0, whole genome shotgun sequence genome contains a region encoding:
- the nkx2.2a gene encoding homeobox protein Nkx-2.2a, whose product MSLTNTKTGFSVKDILDLPDTNDEEGSITGTEEDTEGSESTKTPGVLVQSPIENVQNLPLKNPFYDNTDNPYTRWLATTDTIQYSLHGLSATSQDSSAKSPEPSADESPDNDKETSSSGSDSGKKRKRRVLFSKAQTYELERRFRQQRYLSAPEREHLASLIRLTPTQVKIWFQNHRYKMKRARAEKGMEVSHLPSPRRVAVPVLVRDGKPCHALKTQDLAATFQAGIPFSAYSAQSLQHMQYNAHYSAAATPHFPTAHLVQTQQWTW is encoded by the exons ATGTCGTTGACCAACACAAAGACGGGTTTTTCGGTGAAGGACATTTTGGACCTCCCTGACACAAACGATGAGGAAGGATCTATCACTGGCACTGAGGAGGATACGGAGGGCTCGGAGTCGACTAAAACACCTGGAGTGCTGGTGCAAAGCCCGATAGAGAATGTCCAAAACCTGCCTTTAAAGAACCCTTTTTACGATAACACTGACAATCCATACACCAGGTGGCTTGCAACTACCGACACCATTCAATACTCAT TGCACGGTCTATCTGCAACCTCTCAGGACTCGTCCGCTAAATCTCCTGAGCCGTCAGCAGACGAGTCACCCGACAACGACAAGGAAACTTCGAGCAGCGGCAGCGACTCCGGTAAGAAGCGCAAGCGGCGAGTTCTGTTCTCCAAAGCGCAGACGTATGAGCTGGAACGACGTTTCCGACAGCAGCGCTACCTCTCAGCCCCCGAGCGGGAGCACCTGGCCAGCCTGATCCGTCTCACGCCTACTCAAGTGAAGATCTGGTTTCAGAACCATCGCTACAAGATGAAGCGAGCCCGTGCGGAGAAAGGTATGGAAGTGAGCCACCTTCCTTCCCCGCGGCGCGTGGCCGTGCCCGTGTTAGTCAGGGACGGCAAACCGTGCCACGCGCTAAAAACTCAGGACCTGGCGGCCACGTTTCAGGCGGGCATCCCGTTCTCTGCCTACAGCGCTCAGTCTCTGCAGCACATGCAGTATAATGCGCATTACAGCGCCGCCGCCACGCCGCACTTCCCCACGGCGCACTTGGTGCAAACGCAACAGTGGACCTGGTGA